The Shewanella sp. KX20019 genome window below encodes:
- the mshL gene encoding pilus (MSHA type) biogenesis protein MshL yields the protein MRSTRYITPLLTLLLVACQTVDRPNPVESKQALAESITTAGTATLAPPPAVLPEDVQRELASDSLLAGFTPAKRAERRFDVSAHEVDAKIFFPSLVQGTPLSVAVHPDVSGLISLSLKGVTLNETLQVVEDIYGYEVSREGRILRIYPAGMRTETFSLNYLYMERQGLSLTSVNSGRISDDNNSSSGSNNSNNSNSGNNNSSNSSNSDSNSSNSSSEQTNGTFIRSKTKSDFWGELKETLVSIVGESGGGRQVVISPQAGLVTVRAYPNEIRQVRNFIKTAESHLQRQVIIEAKVLEVTLSDGYQQGIHWESVLGHAGSTDITFGTSPSTGLTDPITGALGGVTSIQLKGSDFSTMISLLDTQGDVDVLSSPRVTASNNQKAVIKVGTDEYFVTDVSSTTIAGTTPVTSPEVELTPFFSGIALDVTPQIDAEGNVLLHIHPSVINIKEQTKTIKISDSTLELPLAQSEIRESDTVIRAASGDVVVIGGLMKSENIELVSKVPLLGDIPFIGEAFTNRANSTVKTELVILLKPIVVGADTWESELKRSQDLLDRWYPEEE from the coding sequence ATGCGCTCAACACGATATATAACCCCTTTACTGACATTGCTATTAGTGGCTTGCCAAACTGTTGACCGGCCGAACCCAGTAGAGTCAAAACAAGCTTTGGCTGAGTCCATCACTACTGCTGGCACGGCCACTTTAGCGCCACCGCCTGCAGTGTTACCTGAAGATGTGCAAAGAGAGCTCGCATCAGACAGTTTACTGGCTGGCTTTACGCCAGCTAAAAGAGCTGAGCGTCGTTTTGACGTGTCTGCCCATGAAGTCGATGCGAAAATATTTTTCCCCAGCCTAGTGCAGGGCACACCATTAAGTGTGGCAGTGCATCCCGATGTCTCTGGACTGATTTCTCTTTCATTAAAAGGGGTTACCCTTAACGAAACTTTGCAGGTTGTTGAAGATATTTACGGTTATGAAGTGAGTCGAGAGGGACGGATTTTACGTATTTACCCTGCCGGTATGCGTACCGAAACCTTTTCACTCAACTACCTCTATATGGAGCGTCAAGGATTGTCGTTGACCTCAGTTAATTCTGGGCGTATTTCTGATGATAACAACAGCTCCAGTGGCAGCAATAACAGCAATAACAGCAATAGCGGCAATAATAATTCGAGTAACAGTTCCAATAGTGATTCAAATTCTAGCAACAGTAGCAGCGAACAAACCAACGGTACTTTTATCCGCTCAAAAACTAAATCTGATTTTTGGGGCGAGTTAAAAGAAACATTGGTCTCGATAGTGGGTGAAAGTGGCGGCGGTCGTCAGGTGGTCATTAGCCCACAGGCTGGACTCGTCACCGTTCGTGCCTATCCTAATGAAATAAGACAAGTGCGTAATTTTATCAAAACGGCTGAAAGTCACTTGCAGCGCCAAGTTATTATCGAAGCAAAAGTACTTGAAGTGACACTGTCTGATGGTTACCAGCAAGGGATCCACTGGGAAAGTGTATTGGGTCATGCAGGTAGTACAGATATTACCTTTGGGACCAGTCCATCAACCGGCTTAACGGATCCTATCACTGGTGCACTCGGTGGGGTTACCTCTATTCAGCTTAAAGGCTCTGATTTTAGCACCATGATTAGCTTACTTGATACGCAAGGTGATGTTGACGTGCTATCGAGCCCACGTGTTACCGCGTCAAATAATCAAAAAGCCGTGATTAAAGTGGGTACCGACGAATACTTTGTCACCGATGTTTCTTCGACGACGATTGCTGGCACCACACCTGTCACTAGCCCTGAAGTTGAGCTTACGCCATTTTTCTCAGGCATTGCACTCGATGTTACTCCGCAAATCGATGCAGAAGGGAATGTGCTATTACATATCCACCCATCGGTCATTAATATTAAAGAGCAGACTAAAACGATTAAGATCTCCGATAGCACCCTGGAGCTCCCATTGGCGCAAAGTGAGATCCGTGAGTCCGATACTGTCATCCGAGCTGCAAGTGGCGATGTCGTCGTCATCGGTGGCTTGATGAAGAGTGAGAACATTGAGCTGGTTTCTAAGGTACCGTTACTTGGGGATATTCCATTTATTGGTGAGGCATTTACTAACCGCGCTAACTCCACCGTAAAGACTGAATTGGTTATCCTCTTGAAACCTATCGTTGTTGGTGCTGATACCTGGGAGAGCGAGCTTAAGCGCTCGCAAGACCTACTCGACCGTTGGTATCCTGAGGAGGAGTAG
- a CDS encoding MSHA biogenesis protein MshK, with product MLLKQISRLVLLIVAGSYCFNLSAASLRDPTLPGAGASISNTATVSVNKSLTLNSVLIKQDGSLAVINNKIFKQGQRVQGVKIVHIGKDTVSLADGRKLTMFKAITEIKGQ from the coding sequence GTGTTGCTAAAACAAATTAGTCGCTTAGTACTGCTAATCGTCGCAGGCAGTTATTGTTTTAACTTAAGTGCCGCTAGTTTACGTGATCCAACGTTACCTGGTGCAGGTGCAAGTATAAGCAATACCGCAACAGTGTCAGTGAATAAGTCATTGACATTGAACAGTGTTTTAATTAAACAAGATGGCTCTTTAGCAGTGATTAATAATAAAATCTTTAAGCAGGGTCAACGAGTGCAAGGTGTAAAGATTGTGCATATTGGCAAGGATACAGTGTCGTTAGCGGATGGCCGTAAACTGACAATGTTTAAAGCGATTACAGAGATTAAGGGACAATAA
- a CDS encoding type II secretion system protein M, producing MKQRWYDVANKFDPLSQRERVLVAAAVLIVAGLLFYLPLESLLTKHTQLSQQISSLKSDNNISQQQIALYEQSLATDPDTEYRQRLANIIQQTNQIDEELSFQMVDMVPADHMPALLAGLLSNVKGIKLIGFTSIAPTALLEVGEERKMNLYSHGIRLEFTGDYFSVLRFVEAVENMPNKLYWRSMDYKVDAYPKAAITLELYTLSINKDFISVAKTN from the coding sequence ATGAAGCAGCGCTGGTATGATGTAGCTAATAAGTTTGATCCGCTTAGCCAACGCGAGAGGGTGTTAGTTGCGGCAGCGGTGCTTATCGTTGCGGGATTGCTTTTTTATCTGCCATTGGAGTCACTGTTAACCAAGCATACTCAGTTAAGCCAGCAGATCTCCTCTTTAAAGAGTGACAACAATATTTCACAGCAGCAGATAGCGCTCTATGAGCAAAGTTTGGCGACCGACCCTGACACCGAGTATCGCCAGCGCTTAGCTAATATTATTCAGCAAACGAATCAAATAGATGAAGAACTGTCTTTTCAAATGGTAGATATGGTGCCAGCAGATCATATGCCGGCTCTACTCGCTGGGCTACTTTCAAATGTAAAAGGCATTAAATTGATTGGCTTTACTTCAATCGCACCGACCGCATTATTGGAAGTCGGTGAAGAGAGAAAAATGAATTTGTATAGCCATGGGATCCGGCTGGAGTTTACTGGCGATTATTTTTCGGTATTACGCTTTGTTGAAGCTGTTGAGAACATGCCAAATAAACTCTATTGGCGCAGCATGGATTATAAAGTGGATGCCTATCCCAAAGCTGCAATCACGTTAGAGCTGTATACCCTAAGCATAAATAAGGACTTTATTAGTGTTGCTAAAACAAATTAG
- a CDS encoding PilN domain-containing protein gives MKLRVNLYSESLFPAEIRLSFLRLNQLLAGLVLVLLLSSAVAYGLVSSLQSEKGALQQTKTTLDRQKTELEGELAKRQPSAALVAEVELKAQQLELKQMLMGKLSQQEALTSFGYSPLMTDLASVADRSIWLKRIQVNENRYIFEGYTSSPQSVPNWIDRLKTTTTLKGHAFASMTMSLGENQPLAFKLTSDAETGTNAVETQQ, from the coding sequence ATGAAATTAAGAGTTAACCTCTACTCGGAGTCCCTATTTCCAGCTGAAATACGTTTATCTTTTTTACGATTGAACCAACTACTTGCAGGCTTGGTTTTAGTGTTGCTACTGAGCAGTGCTGTTGCCTATGGATTGGTGTCGAGCTTGCAGTCTGAAAAAGGTGCATTGCAACAAACTAAAACCACTTTAGATAGACAGAAAACTGAGCTCGAAGGTGAACTTGCCAAAAGACAGCCAAGTGCAGCGCTGGTTGCTGAAGTTGAATTAAAAGCGCAACAGTTAGAACTCAAGCAGATGTTAATGGGTAAATTGAGTCAACAAGAAGCGCTGACAAGTTTTGGTTACTCGCCGTTGATGACAGATTTAGCCAGCGTGGCTGATCGCAGCATTTGGCTGAAGCGTATTCAGGTTAACGAGAATCGCTATATCTTCGAAGGCTACACCTCTAGCCCACAAAGTGTTCCTAATTGGATTGATAGACTTAAAACCACCACAACATTGAAAGGTCATGCATTTGCATCAATGACCATGAGCCTAGGTGAAAACCAGCCGCTGGCATTTAAATTAACCAGTGATGCCGAAACGGGCACCAATGCCGTGGAGACTCAACAATGA
- a CDS encoding MSHA biogenesis protein MshI — MEGSLLSKLQFWRKAVPTIELGLYVCAEKIYVYQEATEKFAANSFAFTFKKFDWTDAFEQIVKSLGTAKIQIVLSAEFYQVMQVDRPNVEPEEMNAALLWSVKDLVSQPVTDIHLDYFESSKQTTNKVSVVVAGKKQLTSLLLAARVAGIETCGVTIEEMAITNLFNDSQARLLLSHRAGGELLLAVVKNGELFMQRRVRGFLQLDSIAADDLAFGHADNLSLEIQRSMDFFESQLREAPVASIDLLMLGARDKLAALVSENFSQSVTPFQAESVEGVFSQMALAEFSRGETI, encoded by the coding sequence ATGGAAGGTAGCTTGTTAAGTAAACTCCAGTTTTGGCGGAAAGCCGTTCCAACAATAGAGTTGGGATTATATGTTTGTGCCGAGAAAATATATGTATATCAAGAGGCAACTGAAAAGTTCGCCGCCAATTCATTCGCTTTCACATTCAAAAAATTTGATTGGACTGATGCCTTCGAGCAGATCGTAAAATCGCTCGGTACAGCAAAAATTCAGATCGTTTTATCTGCTGAGTTTTATCAAGTGATGCAGGTCGACAGGCCAAATGTCGAACCAGAAGAGATGAATGCTGCGTTGTTATGGTCGGTAAAAGATCTGGTTAGCCAACCGGTAACCGACATCCATTTAGATTACTTCGAATCATCTAAGCAAACGACTAACAAAGTCAGTGTTGTTGTTGCTGGAAAAAAACAACTCACAAGCTTACTACTAGCCGCAAGAGTGGCGGGTATTGAAACGTGCGGCGTAACGATTGAAGAGATGGCTATTACCAATCTGTTTAATGATAGCCAAGCAAGGCTGTTACTCAGTCACCGAGCTGGCGGCGAGCTTTTGCTTGCTGTGGTAAAGAATGGCGAGCTATTTATGCAGCGCAGAGTCAGAGGGTTTTTACAGCTCGATAGCATAGCCGCTGATGACCTAGCTTTCGGTCATGCTGACAATTTGAGTTTAGAGATCCAGCGTTCAATGGACTTTTTTGAAAGCCAACTGCGTGAGGCCCCCGTCGCCTCAATTGACTTGCTGATGTTGGGTGCCCGTGACAAATTAGCTGCGTTAGTGAGTGAAAACTTCAGTCAAAGTGTGACGCCTTTCCAAGCTGAGTCGGTAGAAGGTGTTTTCTCTCAGATGGCGTTGGCCGAGTTTTCGCGAGGTGAAACGATATGA
- the csrD gene encoding RNase E specificity factor CsrD, with the protein MILTRILTKKLTSFWLMSLAGVAFIGFLTAMFSFFQLTYAFQQQKVSELESMLQQQLAVSVAPEAKWQLNNWLPPLLHAYQAQSFILTKDEATFFEFQSENPQSAGVRYSSELGDGLVMELVLPQPFNKHEMGAYEWLIILVGCIAVILFVRFGFRWLSDELNGIEDLAQRANLILSGKRDKALAEKGHGRPRMINRAITQLLLELHDAHKERARFDQFIRANTFLDAETGVGNRLFLKNRLDALSNNSGMMTPGVLYLFEMEDLDLLTREIGEEEVNETLSQVIATINQILLSKANSIFSRRSYNQFAVVVPQISQKEADQLAAKLLRASLGQIDSLLDTPDDFLHLGGAYFKVGDDKDALVEEAELALRSAQFQGGSSWFMYDKGAVDGDLSKGSVRWRSFLESVLVSKRVYLFSQPVVDGDFNAHHQEVSCRLRDTQGNLVRATLFLPMAIKCGLTPQIERQVIEMVLFDVLPKQKDTSLKFSINLSLDTLTSRAFVRWLKTTLLEYRHLVPRIIFEVNEDILVNNQDVLNEPLDMLSKMGAGICVDRVGQQVVSTEYFQRYPISLIKLHRSIVNQIHLRAENQLFVRSLIAGLYRLDVQICAEGVEVFEEWQTLQILGVSAGQGSFFSEPVEET; encoded by the coding sequence ATGATACTTACTCGAATTCTTACTAAGAAACTCACTAGCTTTTGGCTAATGTCGTTAGCTGGAGTTGCCTTTATCGGCTTTTTAACCGCTATGTTCAGTTTCTTTCAGTTGACCTATGCATTTCAACAGCAAAAAGTGTCGGAACTTGAGAGTATGTTGCAACAGCAGTTAGCGGTATCTGTAGCACCTGAAGCTAAGTGGCAGCTTAATAATTGGTTGCCGCCACTGCTGCACGCATACCAAGCGCAGTCATTTATTCTGACTAAAGATGAGGCTACCTTTTTTGAGTTCCAGTCTGAAAATCCGCAGTCGGCAGGGGTGCGCTACAGCAGTGAGCTTGGCGATGGTTTAGTCATGGAACTGGTGTTGCCACAGCCATTTAATAAGCATGAGATGGGGGCTTATGAATGGTTGATTATATTGGTCGGCTGTATTGCTGTAATACTATTTGTTCGGTTTGGCTTTAGGTGGTTGTCGGACGAACTTAATGGTATTGAAGATTTGGCACAACGAGCCAACCTCATCTTAAGTGGCAAGCGTGATAAGGCCTTAGCTGAGAAGGGGCATGGCAGGCCTAGAATGATAAATCGTGCCATAACGCAGTTATTGCTTGAATTGCATGATGCGCATAAAGAGCGCGCAAGATTTGATCAGTTTATTCGTGCCAACACTTTTCTTGATGCTGAAACGGGCGTTGGTAACCGTCTGTTCCTTAAAAATCGATTGGATGCGCTAAGTAATAATAGCGGCATGATGACACCGGGGGTGTTGTATCTGTTTGAGATGGAAGATCTAGACCTGTTAACCCGAGAGATTGGTGAAGAGGAGGTCAATGAGACACTTTCACAAGTCATCGCCACCATAAATCAAATTTTGCTGAGTAAAGCGAATAGCATTTTTTCGCGCCGATCTTATAACCAGTTCGCGGTCGTTGTGCCACAAATTTCACAAAAAGAAGCGGACCAATTAGCGGCTAAGCTATTACGGGCAAGTTTGGGCCAGATTGATAGTTTGCTCGACACGCCAGATGATTTTCTGCATCTAGGTGGTGCCTATTTCAAGGTGGGTGATGATAAAGATGCGTTAGTCGAAGAGGCTGAACTCGCTCTGCGATCTGCTCAATTCCAGGGCGGTAGTAGTTGGTTTATGTATGATAAGGGCGCTGTTGATGGTGACTTGTCCAAAGGCTCAGTGCGTTGGCGCAGCTTTTTGGAGAGTGTGCTGGTAAGCAAGCGCGTGTACTTATTCTCGCAGCCAGTTGTTGATGGTGATTTCAATGCGCATCATCAGGAGGTATCTTGCCGACTGCGGGATACTCAAGGCAATCTGGTCCGTGCGACACTTTTTTTACCGATGGCAATTAAATGCGGCCTCACTCCTCAAATTGAGAGACAAGTTATCGAGATGGTGTTGTTTGATGTGTTACCAAAACAAAAGGATACTAGCCTTAAGTTCAGTATAAACCTGAGTTTAGATACATTAACCAGCCGCGCATTTGTACGCTGGTTAAAAACCACATTATTGGAGTATCGACATTTAGTGCCACGGATTATCTTTGAGGTAAATGAAGATATCTTAGTGAATAATCAAGATGTGCTCAATGAGCCACTCGACATGCTCAGTAAAATGGGTGCGGGGATCTGTGTTGATAGGGTTGGACAACAGGTTGTTAGTACTGAGTACTTTCAACGCTACCCCATATCTCTAATTAAACTGCATCGCTCTATTGTCAATCAAATCCACTTGCGAGCGGAGAATCAACTCTTTGTACGAAGCCTCATTGCTGGTCTGTATCGTCTTGATGTACAGATTTGCGCTGAAGGTGTTGAAGTTTTTGAAGAGTGGCAGACATTACAAATCCTAGGGGTGAGTGCGGGGCAGGGAAGTTTCTTTAGTGAGCCGGTAGAGGAGACATAA
- a CDS encoding malic enzyme-like NAD(P)-binding protein, with product MADLRQQALDYHELPVPGKTAVCLTKPAETSMDLALAYSPGVAEPVREIAANPENAYRYTGKGNTVAVISNGTAILGLGNLGPLASKPVMEGKALLFKHFANIDATDIEVKHRTSEEFINTVEAIADTFGGINLEDIKAPECFEIEKILIERCNVPVFHDDQHGTAIVTAAGMINALEIQGKSIEEAVFVCMGAGAAAIACMTMIVKCGAQRENIYMLDRKGVIHTRREDINEYKALFANNTDKRTLQDVIKGADAFLGLSGPDVLGAEDVALMAEKPVIFACSNPDPEIRPEIAHETRKDLIMGTGRSDYPNQVNNVLCFPFIFRGALDVRASKINDEMKIAAVHAIASLAKEAVPASVLAAYPDVHSLEFGAEYVIPKPMDPRLLPNVAKAVAIAAIESGVAHITTLPVGYMES from the coding sequence ATGGCCGATCTTCGTCAACAAGCCCTCGATTATCATGAATTACCCGTTCCAGGTAAAACAGCAGTTTGCCTAACAAAACCCGCAGAAACTAGCATGGATCTTGCACTGGCATATAGCCCCGGTGTGGCTGAACCTGTTCGTGAAATTGCGGCAAACCCTGAAAATGCATATCGCTATACCGGTAAAGGAAACACAGTTGCTGTGATCTCTAACGGTACCGCCATTTTAGGTTTAGGTAATCTAGGTCCGTTGGCCTCTAAGCCTGTCATGGAAGGTAAAGCGCTTTTGTTTAAGCACTTTGCCAATATTGATGCGACAGATATCGAAGTGAAGCACAGAACTTCTGAAGAGTTTATAAATACCGTTGAAGCGATTGCCGATACATTCGGTGGTATCAACCTTGAAGATATTAAAGCGCCAGAGTGTTTTGAGATCGAAAAAATATTGATTGAGCGCTGCAATGTGCCAGTTTTTCACGATGACCAGCATGGTACAGCGATTGTGACTGCCGCCGGCATGATCAATGCGTTAGAGATCCAAGGTAAGTCGATTGAAGAGGCTGTATTTGTGTGTATGGGCGCTGGCGCAGCTGCCATCGCCTGTATGACCATGATCGTTAAGTGTGGTGCGCAACGCGAAAATATCTACATGTTAGATAGAAAAGGCGTTATCCATACCCGTCGCGAAGACATTAACGAGTATAAGGCGTTGTTTGCGAACAACACTGATAAGCGCACGCTACAAGATGTAATTAAAGGTGCAGATGCTTTCTTAGGCTTGTCTGGACCAGATGTCCTAGGCGCTGAAGATGTTGCTTTGATGGCTGAAAAGCCAGTGATTTTTGCTTGTTCAAATCCAGACCCTGAGATTAGACCCGAAATTGCGCATGAAACACGTAAAGACTTAATTATGGGAACGGGTCGCAGTGACTATCCAAACCAAGTTAATAACGTATTGTGTTTTCCATTCATTTTCCGTGGTGCATTAGATGTGCGTGCATCAAAGATTAATGATGAGATGAAAATTGCCGCAGTGCATGCAATTGCAAGCTTAGCAAAAGAAGCTGTTCCAGCATCAGTGCTTGCTGCCTATCCAGATGTTCACTCGCTTGAGTTTGGTGCTGAGTACGTTATTCCAAAACCAATGGATCCACGCTTACTGCCGAATGTTGCCAAAGCCGTAGCGATTGCAGCTATTGAATCAGGTGTTGCCCATATTACGACGCTACCTGTCGGTTATATGGAGTCGTAA
- the rpmE gene encoding 50S ribosomal protein L31 — translation MKAGIHPDYAEITATCTCGNIIKINSTVGKNLHLDVCGACHPFYTGTQKVTDTGGRIDKFNKRFGALGKK, via the coding sequence ATGAAAGCAGGCATTCATCCTGATTATGCAGAAATCACTGCAACTTGTACTTGTGGTAACATCATCAAAATTAACTCTACTGTAGGTAAAAACTTACATTTAGACGTTTGTGGTGCATGTCACCCATTCTACACTGGTACCCAGAAAGTTACGGATACCGGCGGACGTATCGATAAGTTCAACAAGCGCTTTGGTGCACTTGGCAAGAAGTAA
- a CDS encoding FimV/HubP family polar landmark protein has protein sequence MKRIVILALTTLALFCTAVTAEVSHVSINQRLSELGEYPKLKLNIVSSHTNPNKVQYFLRQSTGEERLVSSPLNNFLVLVTGVDDVVDSEAVLVVKEHKINRWREVTVLSLFGDNAVNNLPKTAYAEPSPMPVKVDEKANSGALEGLPVSTTTIAANIEDNCKIDFNGSETLWRIGVRQSKVWGINTYGAILAIYEANSAAFKNNNINGLKSDASLKCPSITILDKYADARAAEKLFDSMY, from the coding sequence ATGAAAAGAATAGTAATTTTAGCATTAACGACGTTAGCTCTGTTTTGCACAGCTGTTACTGCCGAAGTATCTCATGTCAGCATAAATCAACGATTATCTGAGCTGGGAGAGTATCCCAAACTGAAACTGAATATCGTTTCAAGCCATACTAACCCTAATAAAGTGCAGTACTTCTTACGCCAGTCGACAGGAGAAGAGCGCCTTGTTAGTTCGCCGCTAAATAACTTTCTGGTATTAGTCACGGGCGTTGACGATGTGGTTGATAGTGAGGCGGTATTGGTGGTGAAAGAGCATAAAATAAACCGTTGGCGAGAAGTGACTGTACTCAGTTTATTCGGTGACAACGCTGTGAACAATTTGCCAAAAACGGCATATGCTGAACCCTCTCCAATGCCAGTAAAAGTGGATGAGAAGGCCAATAGTGGTGCGCTTGAGGGATTACCGGTTAGTACGACGACTATTGCAGCCAATATCGAAGATAACTGCAAGATCGATTTTAATGGCAGCGAAACGCTTTGGCGTATTGGTGTGCGTCAGTCTAAAGTGTGGGGCATCAACACTTATGGTGCAATACTTGCCATTTATGAGGCTAATTCAGCGGCTTTTAAAAATAACAACATCAATGGCTTAAAGTCGGATGCATCATTGAAATGTCCCTCTATAACGATACTGGATAAATATGCCGATGCTAGGGCTGCCGAGAAATTATTTGACTCAATGTACTAG